Below is a window of Nicotiana tabacum cultivar K326 chromosome 19, ASM71507v2, whole genome shotgun sequence DNA.
aacctccaagatgggtttctatttaaggaaaataagttgtgtatccctaattgctctttacgtgaagtatttgtaagggaagcacattgtggagggcttatgggtcactttggagtcccaaagacgctagacatacttgctgaaaaattcttttggcctggaatgagaaaagatgttgaaagaatgtgtgcacagtgtttggaatgtaaacaagctaaatctaaagtgttaccacatggtctttacacgccactacctgttcctacttcaccttggattgatatttctatggattttgtgttaggtttgcctagaacaaggtatggtaaggatagtatatatgttgtggtagataggttctccaaaatggctcgttttattccttgtttaaagactaatgatgcttcacatgttgctgatctttttgtaaaagaagttgttaaattgcatggtatacctagaactattgttagtgatagggatgctaagtttttgagccacttttggcgTGTATTTTAGGGGAAGTTAGGCACTAAATtattgttttctacttcttgtcacccacaaactgatggacaaactgaagtagttaatagaaccttagAAAATATGTTGAGGgctgttttgaaaggtaaattaacttcttgggaggctcacttacctatgattgaatttgcttacaatagaacaatccattcttctacaggtatgtctccttttgaggttgtttatggttttaatcccttcactctccttgatttattaccattacctactaatgatattgttaatcttgatggtaggacaaaggctgagatgatgaaaaaaattcatgaacaaacaaggcttgcaattgagaagaaaaatgagcaaactgccttgagaaagaataagggtcgaaaacaagtaatttttaaacctggagatttagtttgggttcactttagaaaggagagatttccatccaaaaggaagtcaaagttgcaccctagaggagatggcccatttcaagtccttgaaaggattggagacaatgcttacaagCTGGACCTACCTGGTGAGTTCCAAGTAAGTGTTACATTCAATGTTGCTGACTTGtctttgtttgatgtaggatcgaattcggggacgaattcttttcaagaagaggggaatgatagcatcaaggacaaggatagagttttggaagctccaaggccatttacaagatctcaaactaaagagttgcactctaaggttgctggacttcaatggctaataaagaagcttttaattgtagaggaagagctcaagcccaaagtagatgaattatccaagttttataattatttggtgatccaaattgaagtccaagaggaggaagattgggccaccaaatcagcccttgaagtccaccgaaggggctcaaaatgagcttaaaagaggtctaaaagggggtgtttcaaagggagcccaattggaatccaaatcaatggcccaaactagtagttttaaggtccaaatctgccccaaagagATTTGGTCGCccccacctaattgtaatgacttttcttactccttagcaatcaccctacctaattgtaatgactttttatgccttagcaaccaccctacctaattttaaggactttttgtgccttagtaatcctataaataaggagttcttctcattcattgagacttgattattgattaagtatatcatactttgagaattcttttgaacctttgttacttgtgctttgagatttatctttcaacctttactagttcatagttcaaggtagtaagattacttctctattgtgatatctttgattcctttgtggtattcttagaaggcgattaatactagttattaattattgtctcaagttactcgtaaagcggtcaagatccgaatctattgttctgatttgcttttaagtaaaggcgtttgatttcttcaataaatcaagacgttgttgctttgatcttgtcaaggctatagaacttgcgttcttggaagttcttggaattctttccttgaattttcccatatcctttatttctgccctttagttctagttgctcaattccttattgttattgctttcgcattttcttttcaaattcttactctagtttggattcccgaccttgtcgttatcacgtgcatcttcagtcttgtacttcttctcaagtgcgtcccataattctttcaaaGTTTTCACAGCACTGTAGACATTGTATAAGTCATCCTCCAAAGCACTTAGGatgtagcctttgcaaagaaagtATGCATGTTTCCATGCCTCAACAATCATAAACTTCTCATTGTCTGGCATATCGGCGACAAGCACTGGAGGGTCTTCACTGGTGAACTTCTGcgtaccaagtgtggtaagccagaaaaATACCCTTTGCTgtcatcctttgaagttggctccagaaAATTTCTCCGATTTCTCGGCCGGTGGAATAACAGttcggcttgacgaggctatcgtcgttgccgtcacagtcgcagaagaatttccattctcaattgccatttctcactgtcaacaatagaagagttcaattaatggcaaaaaaatagaataataaacaATACTGTAATGAACGATAAACAGtacgtttaataaataaaaaccgaagttttttatatactgtttcacaATAATCGATGACgttttttatgttcttcaaatcattTCTGAATCTTAATATtccgatgaagtttttatatcttcaaatcagaatagaaaaaaaatcagatggagtagaaaaccacacaggttttaatctccaaaaaACTGAATACATAATACAATAAATTattttccttaagattgttatccAATATGTATTACTGtaaataatgaaacagtaaactttctgaaacaggaaaaaacagaaacagaaagttagCAATAACAgaatgtaaaaatatttttttgaaaaaacaattTCGGAATAAATCGAGCTCACTAAATGCGCAGTGTGTCCATAAGAAAATTATTTCCCTCAAGTaccccgaggtgctggaatattatcctcctaggatagaacgatttaactcatcggagtgttggtaccaaaaacgcCAATGAAATATTGCGGAAaaacggatttaaaataatccgagAAAGAAAACGGATCGGAGCGGGTCGCGTCGCGGGTCCTGAGTTGTTTCGGATtgaattttcgttaattaatcaatcaatctttgaccgaaaccgagcgacgacgacgacggcgcgagtcttactttctttccaacccatttaaCACCAAGAGAAGTGTTTTTCAATATAAGCATATTCACTTTTCTTTCCATCATCAATGAGGGACACTTTGCTTTTTCCAAAGCAAAAGTGAGCTCactttccctccatttctcattcatcAATCTTTAATCCCAACATTACCTTCCcgataaataagaaaatagactATGCATCATATTTAATTATCCCTAAAAATCCTCCATTTCGTTAAATGGTGATTATGAACCAAGTATCCTTCCTTGGCAAAGATAGGCACTCCATGTTGGTATGTTTTCGTTCTTTCAGATTCCTTCTTTATCTTGGGATATTTTTTTAGATCTATGATTCTACTCCATTgggagttaaaaaaaaaaaaaggcaacatAATGTATCATACTTTTTTGTAGGGTAAAAAAAATGTAAATTTGGGTCATACAGAATATCAATAAACTGCTACAGACCAAAAACTTAATCGACTTATTCCATTTTTGTATgtactataaaaaataatatataatataccAATTGATCTATTTGAGCAGCACGTATATAGTATACTGTATATATGTGAAATATATTACTTATATAGACTTACTAGGAAAGTTTAAAAATTAAGTATATGTAATATATATTCATCGATActaaatatataataattaatgtATCATTGATTAATAAGATATTAGCATACTAATATAATATTTGTGtatttgtatattatatttatttgaaatatgcAATATAGGTTTTTACATATAGTAATggcatatcaaatatatataatcatatacaCAACTAGAAGAGAGAGAGAACaagaaaaattttgaaaatgaaaaaggagCATATATGTAGTTGGGCGAAAGAATCTCAAGAGAGGTATATAAGAATACATTTTAGGTAAGAGAATTTTAAGAGAGATATATAATAAAATCCTCTAGGTGAGAGAATCTCAAGAGAGATACTAGGAATATAAATAGTTGTATGTTTTAAAATAAGTTGTATGatatgtaatattttaaaattaattgcaacttatttaaataaatatttattaggTGGTaaatttctcttttatttcctaaTACTAAGGAAGGCCCATTTCAGAGAGGGGCTACCTTGGGCTGACGAAACGGTCTAGTCCCATCTCATCAGTTGTGAATCGTTTTTGGTTGAAGAGTGAAGTACACTTTTAGCCCCTGAATTATtgacaaattttatttttgtcctTGTGGTATTGGATTAAACATATTTAAGATTCATTTTAATGAATAGACAcaaatttaatgaatttttatatGCTAAACTACGTCACTACTTATATGTTATGCTAAATTTATTAGTTTTATTTCTTATTATGAGGGTAGTATAATTGTAAAATAAtctcaaataaaatattttctatataaaaggataaaaatacaCTTAAATTAATTAAAGATTAAACATGTTTTACCgtgccaaaagatataataaatGATTGTATGTCACTTGCCTTAAAAAGGACAAATAATTGAACTCATCCCATTTCACAGAGAACCTTTCAATAAAGAGTAGCATTGTATAGGCAAACTAGGAAAGTTCGTCAAGATTCAAtaaaaatcttttttcttttctgttcacATAGTTCAATAATTCTGTTTCCATTgaggaagaaaaaagaaaaacttaactAGGGATGCAAACTCTTAGGACCAGTTTgcccataatttttttttcttttttttccgaattttttttcaaaaatgtgtttgtctataaaattttgcaaatttttaaacaaaattcaaaaatgagtttttcaaaaatatcaaaaaacttTTTTCGCACTCACAAAactacaatattttttttttaagtgaGATGCATGtacaaacacaatttcaaatactatttttttttttcaaaaattactatttttatgtccaaacacctgCTTAAGTTGCAAATCTCTTTGTCACTTAGCTGTCCTTTGGAAGCCTTTGTTCttcaataacaataatataatccAGTTAGTCAATAAACTGGGAAATCAATAAACTAGCTTCCACATTCGCGATTTATTGAAACTGTCTTCAGTAGTAGGAAACAAGCTTCTCCAAAGGGATTGCACTTGATACAATGCCAAAATTTATCTTGTGCCCTtcaacaaaacatgaacagaaaGAAATACAAGTTTCTTTCATCCAGATGAATTTGATTGTTATTAAAGGAAAAATGAAAGTAGAAACATCAAGACCTGTGCGAAAAACGTTACATTTTACTCTTCCCTGACTGTCGCTCTGATGAACTTGTAAACGTTCGTGTACAATTGCTCCTGGCAGCAGGAATGATAATTCTACCCAAAATCCAGTAATCAATTACAATCTCTAGTCATGACTATCATAAACATCATCCAAGCGCGAAGTGAAAAAATTGACCAGCCTCGGAATTCAGCTATGATTGTTCAGCAGCTGCTGCAAGTGGTTGAAGGGCTTTCATGGGGTTCAAGATGACACCATCGATTAGCCCATACTCTTTAGCTTCCTTTGCACTCATGAAAAAATCACGATCGGTGTCCTGGTTAATCTTCTCAAGGCTTTGACCAGTGTGGTAGGCAAGGTACCCATTCAGGTTAGCTTTGTGATGCAACATCTCATTAGCCTGAACACCATGCCAGCATGATTTAGGTCTAACTATCCCATCATTACCAATTTACAAATACTAGAATTATAATTCAATGAAATCCATGCATTTATATGTGGCTCAGCGTCTTAGCATGAAAAGAAGAAAGGATTTCACATAGATATTTCAATATTACTCCATTAACTTATCAAAGAGAAGTTGCACTATTTGAGTTATTGCACAAGAGAGACAGAAATCTGTAAGCTCTGACTAACTTGTGTACATAAGCTGAAATTTTGGAAAATTAACTTGTGTCATCGCAAAATTGTCTAAACTAAGATACAACAACTACTACTATGCCTCAGTCCCAAGCAAGTTGGGAAATATTGTCTTAACCAGATGCATTCTCTAAATGAAGAGTCATAGAAAATTAGCTCTGATAGGATTGGATGGAAATAATCCGCAAGGTTTGGGTTGATAAAAATTATTGTATTTATATTTCACCACCACCAAAATCGCAAAATTGCCCCACTTGTTATGTGTTCTCTAAATAAACATATTTTGAACATTTTCCATCCATTTTATGTTTTAAGGGCATTGTTCAGATGTACTTTTATTTGTCCGCACATTGAGCAGAATGTAATTTTTTCAGAGTAGGGAATCCTGATTATAGCATCTTTTTGTATGAGGGATTGGGATTCTGCCATGGGACGAAGCCAGATATTGTACTCTATATACCAATATATCGCCATATAGACTACTAGATGCAAAATTTTAAATGTGCCATAAAGTAGAGTGGTGATTACCTGTATATCTATATCAGTTTGGCCACCTTGAGCACCACCAAGAGGCTGGTGAATCATTATCCTTGAATTTGGCAAGCTATATCTCTTTCCTTCAAGGTGATAATCACATCAAAAGTTAAGAACAAAATCTAGAAGTATAGCATAAAGCTTTATCCTTGAATCAGCTATTTAATTTACCTTTGGTGCCCGCGCTGAGAAGAAAAGCCCCCATACTGCAATgccccaaaacataaaagttaGCTACGTAAGGAAATCTAGTTATTccatgaagaagaaaaaatagcCAAGGCAGTCACCTtacagtacaacaacaacaacaacccagtgtaatcctacgagtggagtttggggagggtagagtgtacgcagccttacccctaccttgcgaaggtagagaggctgtttcggATAAACTCCCGGCTCAAGCAAAGCACTAAAAGTAAAATCGACTCCATAAATATCCATTTGTAACTGAATCTAAAGTCTCAATTGacaaaaaacttttaaaataaacttgTAAATTGTCCCCAACTCACCCATCTAATCTATGTGAAGGTCAAGGAAGTAACAACATGAAAGGTCGGTGGATTGTAAAAGCAATGTTACATCAACTGGAAATAGTAACAAATAACACATCTATTCAAATCaacaaaataaatttatattatattaatttCTCTGAGATCGGATACTTCTCCTTTCAAGGGAAGTGCTCAGGAATTTGGGATCAGATGAACTGATACAATATAGGAAGAGGGCTTACAAGGGGCTAAAAGTGACAAAAAAGATGAAGGGAAGAGTAAAGGGGAGAGGACAGCGTGAAAGGAAAAGCAAATCCGATGCCGACATTTTCAAACCAAAGAAGTACCTTGCAGCGAGTCCAACACAGACAGTAGACACATCAGGTCGAATATGCCGCATGGTGTCGAAAATGGCCATTCCTGAGATATAATAGGTGCATACCAATTGACGAACCATGCATTAAAGACGGTAAAACTGATTATAACAGTTCAACACTATGCAATAATAGCTGAAGTAACTATGGCAAATTGGCAGCAGAAACAGAATGAGTTTGACTGGAAACACTTGGTTGTACCTGCCGTTACTGACCCTCCTGGAGAGTTGACATACATGACAATGTCCTGCGTAATGAATTACAGAACTGCTCAGTTGAATTAAAAGAAAGCCGTGCAAAAAGTAAATAAAAGGATGTAGTTCAAAGAAGTAGGGAAAAAACACTGGAAGAATTAAAAGCTTCACTGAAAAGGGACACAAGCATACGTTAAAAAAAGAAATAGAGCTGCATAAGAAAACCATAGAAGCATCCCTCTATTCTCTCTTGTTCAATATAAAGAAAGCTTTGATTCATTTTAGATTAAGCTGATCAAGGGCTAAGCCTCTTAGAGTCATGGTATAAGGGCTGTCGACTACATCAGTGTATAGGATTTAGACCAAGATAAAGAGAGGGAAAGGTGGGATTTTCACACGTTTCACTTAGGCCTCAACTATCTTCACTCGTTACTGGGCCAATGTGGCCTCAGTAGGCTAGCTCAAGCAAACAAGTTATGCTGGCATGTGAATTGACATCACATGCGGAAAATTCACCATGAAAAAGAAGCAAGAAATTCATAAATTGCTCAAGCAATTAAGCAGCGGACAGATAATATTAGACAAGAAAATGTGATGGAAGAGACACAAAATATGATGTATACTACTGAAGGAATGCCTAATGCAGAATACTCTTTGAATTAAAACATCTAATATTTTACCCAAGACTATCCCATGAAAAAGAAATGCAGTCTTGAAAATTTACCTTTGTGGGATCAACAGCATCAAGATAAAGAAGCTGAGCAACTATGATATTAGCCATATCATCATCAACTGCTCCACCGCATCGTATGATCCTCTACAAGAAGATAATGATAATACAAGAGTTAAAATTTTAGCATATACTTCAAAACTAGGCAGTCAGTGTAAAATTTTCCATAAAAACACAAATCCTTACATATTGGAAGAGCTGGCTGATCACACTCTGAAATCTCTCTTGTACCATCGGAGGTGGTCCTTGACCTTGGGCATATGTAGGAAAATAAGGTGAAGACGGAACTTGCAAATCATCTCTGCAAAACACAATAACAAGGAAAAATCATATGACATAAAGGATTTATGTGGCACATAAGATGACAAAGCAACTAAGTCGTTAACAGTGAATTCTTAAGATTTATGAAACAAGTCCACGAAACTGGATTTTTCTCTTATATAAATCCTACAAAAATTGACCTAAGAGAACACCCTTCAAATATATTTTGCTAGAGAACTTACGAGATTCTCCGGAGAAGCAAAAGAAAGTAAAGATAAAAGTAGTACTTCCTCTGTCTCAATTGATAtgaactcttttcattttagACATCGCAAATTGTTAAAGACACCATTCCACTAACAATTTTATTCTATACAATCTTCCCAACATTCAAGAATTCAAAATTAACGCCATTATTCAATTTTCGAACTTTCTTGTGATGTTTTTGATATGAAACAAACTTTTCAACCCTCACTTTAGTATTTTCTTCTACTGCTAATATTGAAGTCAAATTGACATCTTAAACAGGAGACAGGCAGGCACACccatatttcttatgcattttctAAACTTGGTTTAGCTAAAATTGAGCATAAACCCAAGATATATAAGTCAAATTGACATCTCAAATAAGCAATTTCCTGCTAACAAGAAAAAAGGAACAAAATTTGCACATTTAACAAGGAATTCCAACAAGACCCTTAAAAGATTAGGTTTTTAAAGAATATTAGAAACCTTATAGACCAAATTCCTGTAGGTGAAGGCTTAGCCGAAACCCACTCAGCTCCGGAATACACGGATTTCACCGTGCTATTTCCCCTATTCTTCACTTTCCCAACAGTCTTTAATTTCCTGCGGAATTAGCCaaaaaaaaatcacaactttaaggaAAAAGTTTCAGCATTAGCTACATATACAAGTGAAAATATACAAACCCATTCGCGTACCTGAAGGGAAGATGTTTAAGAGGGAGGGAAACGGGGTGGGCTAGGGGAAGAGTGGAAGATTCAATCGGGTACTTGAATTTTGAGACGGATGAAGTTGTGGCTATGCAAGAATGTGCCATTTTTTCTTGGAATTTTttggtgagagagagagagagagagagagagagagagagagagggaaggGTGTTGATATTTGCTGAGTTCGGAGTAGAGGGAAGAGTAAAAAGATAGGTTTTTGGGGCAAAGAGTAGTTGAGTGTTGGAGTAAGCAAATAACGAGAACGACGAGCTTGGACGTTGCGGAACAGCGCTCTCAGCGTAACTTAGCACCGAAACCATTAACATACGCCGCTAAACCAAATAGTAATTTGGAAAAAGTAGAGGTgttaaaatgagaaaaatgaaaattggTAGGCCGGTTTTAAATTTCTGTGCAAATTTAGGGGGCACTTAGGCCATTCTGCCAAAATAAAAAGACTTAACCAGGAGGTTCATTGCAAAAGTAATTGGGTTGGTCTTGGCTAAGCTTAACTTATTAGTGTAGCAAAACAATATTAACCTTAGCTTTGCTCAACGTTCAAGCCTAGATAAAGTaggtatcaacaacaacaacccagtaaaatttcactaatgggtctggggagggtagtgtgtacgcagaccttacccctaccccgaaggagtagagaggctgtttccgaaagaccctcggctcaaaaaaataaaaagacaaaatgacaaaaaggagacaatattagtatcacaacaacaatcataggataaataggaacaccatgaaatccagaagaaagatgcaaagcaaagggatacaatattagtaaatattagtatcaccacaacaatcatacagaaaaataggaacaccatgaaatctagaagaaagatgcaaagcaaaagcgatagctagtaaataggacatgcactgaaaagcgaaatagtaagccacaacattgccactagctatcttagacaaaaaccctacatggctagtcccacaatggtacgaagtaaggcacgactcaactacctcctaacctacaaccctaatactcgacctccacatcttcctatcaagtgtcatgtcctcggaaatctggagcctcgccacatcctgcctgatcacctctccccaatacttcttaggccgccctctacctcttctcgtgccatccacaaccagctgctcacacctccgtaccggagcatctgggcttctcctctgaatatGTCCAAACCATCTAACCCTCGCTTCCCGCAtattgtcatcaatgggagccacatgcaccttctcccggatatcatcattcctaatcttatctatcctagtgtgcccgcacatccaccgcaacatcctcatttctgctactttcatcttctggatatgtgagttcttaacgggccaacactcagccccatacatcatggccggtctaaccaccgctttataaaacttacctttgagtatcggtggcactctcttgtcacacaggactccagatgctaacctccactccatccatcctaccccaatacggtgtgtgacatcctcgtcgatctcccatCCCCCtagataaccgaaccaaggtacttgaagttgcctctactcgggatgacctacgaatcaagcctcacatccacgccttcttcccctggctcagcgttgaacttacactccaagtattccgtcttcgtcctactcagc
It encodes the following:
- the LOC107809867 gene encoding ATP-dependent Clp protease proteolytic subunit 5, chloroplastic; this encodes MAHSCIATTSSVSKFKYPIESSTLPLAHPVSLPLKHLPFRKLKTVGKVKNRGNSTVKSVYSGAEWVSAKPSPTGIWSIRDDLQVPSSPYFPTYAQGQGPPPMVQERFQSVISQLFQYRIIRCGGAVDDDMANIIVAQLLYLDAVDPTKDIVMYVNSPGGSVTAGMAIFDTMRHIRPDVSTVCVGLAASMGAFLLSAGTKGKRYSLPNSRIMIHQPLGGAQGGQTDIDIQANEMLHHKANLNGYLAYHTGQSLEKINQDTDRDFFMSAKEAKEYGLIDGVILNPMKALQPLAAAAEQS